The following coding sequences lie in one Anomaloglossus baeobatrachus isolate aAnoBae1 chromosome 7, aAnoBae1.hap1, whole genome shotgun sequence genomic window:
- the LOC142246735 gene encoding histone H3, with protein sequence MARTKQTARKSTGGKAPRKQLATKAARKSAPATGGVKKPHRYRPGTVALREIRRYQKSTELLIRKLPFQRLVREIAQDFKTDLRFQSSAVMALQEASEAYLVGLFEDTNLCAIHAKRVTIMPKDIQLARRIRGERA encoded by the coding sequence ATGGCCAGAACTAAGCAGACCGCCCGTAAATCCACCGGAGGGAAAGCTCCACGCAAGCAGCTGGCCACTAAGGCCGCCAGGAAGAGCGCTCCCGCCACCGGCGGAGTGAAGAAGCCTCACCGCTACCGGCCAGGCACAGTCGCTCTCCGTGAGATCCGCCGGTACCAGAAGTCCACGGAGCTGCTGATCCGTAAGCTTCCCTTCCAGCGCCTGGTAAGAGAAATCGCCCAGGACTTCAAGACCGATCTCCGCTTCCAGAGCTCGGCCGTCATGGCCCTGCAGGAGGCCAGCGAGGCTTATCTGGTGGGGCTGTTTGAGGACACAAATCTGTGCGCCATCCACGCTAAGAGGGTCACCATCATGCCCAAAGATATCCAGCTGGCCCGCCGCATCCGTGGGGAGAGGGCCTAG
- the LOC142246736 gene encoding histone H1.3-like, translating into MAETAPAAAPPAAEPAAKSKKQPKKSGAAKKSKKSSGPSVSELIVNAVSASKERSGVSLAAVKKVLTARGYDVEKNNSRVKLGVKSLVTKGVLLQVKGSGASGSFKLNKKQETKDKVAKKKPAAAAKKPAAAKKAAKSPKKAPTAAKKSPKKAKKPAAAKKAAKSPKKKAAPKPKKVTNSPAKKAAKPKAAKSPAKKAAKAKKPAAKK; encoded by the coding sequence ATGGCAGAGACCGCACCAGCCGCCGCTCCTCCTGCCGCCGAACCGGCCGCCAAATCTAAGAAGCAGCCGAAGAAATCCGGGGCCGCCAAGAAAAGCAAGAAATCCTCCGGTCCCAGCGTCTCCGAGCTGATTGTCAATGCCGTGTCCGCCTCTAAGGAGCGCAGTGGGGTCTCTCTGGCCGCCGTGAAGAAGGTCCTGACTGCCCGAGGCTACGATGTAGAGAAGAACAACAGCCGGGTGAAGCTGGGCGTCAAGAGTCTGGTCACCAAAGGCGTCCTGCTCCAGGTGAAGGGCAGCGGCGCCTCCGGATCCTTCAAGCTGAACAAGAAGCAGGAGACCAAGGACAAGGTGGCcaagaagaagccagcagctgCGGCCAAGAAACCCGCTGCAGCCAAGAAAGCGGCCAAATCTCCTAAGAAGGCCCCGACCGCGGCCAAGAAGAGCccgaaaaaggccaagaagcccgCAGCTGCCAAGAAGGCGGCAAAGAGCCCCAAGAAGAAGGCCGCTCCGAAGCCCAAGAAAGTGACAAATAGCCCGGCTAAGAAGGCGGCAAAACCCAAAGCTGCCAAGAGTCCGGCTAAGAAAGCGGCGAAAGCCAAGAAGCCCGCGGCTAAGAAATAA